From a region of the Oryza sativa Japonica Group chromosome 6, ASM3414082v1 genome:
- the LOC107277138 gene encoding protein ABERRANT PANICLE ORGANIZATION 1 — protein sequence MMNPRRLPPLPSSTSSASAADDMDPRVWRRLPQPLVDRILACLPTPSFLRLRAACRRFYHLLFSSPFLHSHLLLSPHLPFFAFVVPAAGHLLLLDPTATASWSRLPLPLPPVAGGPAAFSPAAASAGLLAFLSDASGHKTLLLANPITRLLAALPISPTPRLSPTVGLAAGPTSIIAVVAGDDLVSPFAVKNISADTFVADAASVPPSGFWAPSSLLPRLSSLDPRAGMAFASGRFYCMSSSPFAVLVFDVAENVWSKVQPPMRRFLRSPALVELGGGREGAARVALVSAVEKSRLSVPRSVRLWTLRGGGGGGGGGAWTEVARMPPEVHAQFAAAEGGRGFECAAHGDYVVLAPRGPVAQAPTSALVFDSRRDEWRWAPPCPYVVVAHHGGAGAAGFRVFAYEPRLATPAIGLLDATAPVALHGMHDG from the exons atgaTGAACCCTCGCCGGCTGCCGCCTCtgccgtcgtcgacgtcgtccgCCTCGGCAGCGGACGACATGGACCCGCGCGTGTGGCGCCGGCTGCCGCAGCCGCTGGTGGACCGCATCCTGGCGTGCCTCCCGACGCCGTCgttcctccgcctccgcgccgcctgccgccgcttctaccacctcctcttctcctccccgttCCTCCactcccacctcctcctctcccctcacctccccttcttcgccttcgtcgtccccgccgccggccacctcctcctcctcgaccccaccgccaccgcctcctggtcccgcctcccgctcccgctcccgcccgtcgccggcggccccGCCGCGTTCTCGCCCGCGGCCGCGTCCGCCGGCCTGCTCGCGTTCCTGTCCGACGCGTCGGGGCACAAGACGCTGCTGCTCGCCAACCCGATcacccgcctcctcgccgcgctccccATCTCCCCGACCCCGCGCCTCTCCCCCAccgtcggcctcgccgccggcccgaCCTCCATCATCGCCGTCGTGGCCGGGGACGACCTCGTGTCCCCCTTCGCCGTCAAGAACATCTCCGCCGACACgttcgtcgccgacgccgcctccgtcCCGCCCTCCGGCTTCTGGGCTCCCAGCTCCCTGCTCCCTCGCCTCTCCTCCCTCGATCCCCGCGCCGGCATGGCCTTCGCCTCCGGCAG GTTCTACTGCATGAGCTCGTCGCCGTTTGCGGTTCTGGTGTTCGACGTGGCGGAGAACGTATGGAGCAAGGTGCAGCCGCCGATGAGGCGGTTCCTGAGGTCGCCGGCGCTggtggagctcggcggcgggagggagggagcggcgaggGTGGCGCTGGTGTCGGCCGTCGAGAAGAGCCGTCTCAGCGTGCCCCGCAGCGTGCGCCTGTGGacgctgcgcggcggcggcggcggcggcggcggtggcgcgtggACGGAGGTGGCGCGGATGCCGCCGGAGGTGCACGCGCAGTTcgccgcggcggagggcggGCGCGGGTTCGAGTGCGCGGCGCACGGCGACTACGTCGTGCTCGCGCCGCGCGGGCCCGTGGCGCAGGCGCCCACGAGCGCGCTCGTGTTCGACTCCCGCCGCGACGAGTGGCGGTGGGCGCCGCCGTGCCCGTACGTCGTCGTCGcgcaccacggcggcgccggcgcggcgggttTCCGGGTGTTCGCGTACGAGCCCCGGCTGGCGACGCCGGCCATTGGCCTCCTCGACGCCACGGCGCCCGTCGCCTTGCATGGCATGCATGATGGTTAG